aacaaaaacactgaggggggggaaaaaaaaaaaaaaaaaaaaaaaaaatcagccctaAAACTGTTACGTAAATTTGCTCAGAGAAGATTCCTTGCTCCCATAAAATGGTTGGTCTCCACCAGACATCTGGTCTAATGAGTCTTTTTTACTGTTTGATTTGGGTTTTGTACTTGGGAGCATCTAATCATTCAGGTAACAGTAGTGTTTTGAGTAGCGGTGGGTGAGACTGTTCAGTGCAATAACCATGTTCCCGTGGTATGGGAAGGGTTGACACGATTGAGGTCAGAGTTCACACTTCAGTCACGGTGCACTGACCATCAGGCCTTCTCGACCTCTCACTGCtgctggaggactctgctccaGGGGACAATAACTCTCCCTGGTCCTCCCTTAAATGACCCTGTCTGCTCGGTGCAGCATCTTCAtctgcttcctcctcctgcccATACTCCTCTTCACTGCTGGCTGACTCAGACTCATCTACAGAGGTGTTTGGGGCAGCATCTCCAACATCATCTTCGTCTTCCTCTTGCCCACTCTCCCCATTCCTGCTTCGATCTCGCCTAGTTGGGAGTGTGATGTGGAGCTGTGCGAGGGAGTTCTCCAGAGAGCTACTGTCAGGTGAGGGGGAGGCGGGGCTGGCAGGGGGCTGGACAGGCCCGCTCTGTGGTCCCACAGTGTCTGCTCCATCAGCAGAGCTGTCCCGGCCCAGCGCGGCGGGCGCCCCTCCCACAGGGTCAGTGTCCAGTCGCAGTCCTGCTACCCCCTTCTTAGGGATGTCAACAATGTCCCGCTTTATCCTGCGGCGGCGCCCGTGTTCGTTGCGCCGGTACTGGACCATGTTCTCCAGGTCAGCCACATACAAGAAGCCGGCGATCAGCATTTCAGTACTCTTCTTGCCCTTGGTGAAGGCATCCTCCAGCTCCCTGCTGGTACGCTCATCATACTGCCACCACCCATTGCGGCCCTCATAGTACCAGGCATAGTCCCCATGGCCACGCCCTGCTGCCCTCAGCTCTTCTGGGGACAGCAAGGTGGGCCGCTCCAGGAAGTCCTCCGGGACCTCCTGCCTGCAGAGAGCACACCTCTTACTCTGCCAGGATGCACCCttcacacacagaaagcagAAGATGTGTCTGCAGGGCAATCGCACTGGATGAACACAAGTCTGCAAGCAGATGGCACACTCTGGGACCGAAAGGGCAGGAGAGGAGCCACCTGGACACGCCTCTCCTGTCCCCTTCCTGCCTGAAGGAAGCATATTCACAGAATGGTCAACTTCACCACAGCCAGCCATCCTAGAAgggacacaaaaaaaacaccaagaaaaatCTGAGTACTCTTTCAGGatgggaaaaaacacacacattacctCTAACCTCACAGTTTTCCAATAACTTTGGAATAGTCTGCCAGTTATTGGCAGGAATCCTCCGTCAATTTTaccctttaaatccaggcttaagattTACATATTCATCCCGATGCATCCATGACAGATGTGATTAAGGTTTGCTGtgctatttttttcagtataaaactCTCTAATCTCATTATTTTGACAGTTACTAACCCTGTCTTTGTTGCTGAGCAGTGTTTCCCCATGAGAAGACCTCAAGAGGCTGCCGTAATACCAGCACTCCATGCTGACAGAGgctgatgactgcatgccatggTGGATGAGACCTGCTTATGTGGACCGGGACATCAACTTATTGGCGTCTAACAATGATATTATAAATAGCCATTTAagttgacttaaaagtctttgtTTCTATCTACAACGGCAAGTACggctgggcagccactggcacttgaaccccccgaggttttttcttttgtttaattcCCTTGCCTTTCACCtggaagttttttgttcctttactGTGTGTCCAGCTGGTTTACTTATAGCTCTAATAATTAACATAGTTATTGTAGtgatttaatgtatagccaaccttttacttgtgttttgtctctgatcctttgttcagcactctgtcactgtgaaaaagctctctataaaaataaactgaatagaAATTTCTATTTACAGTTACTCTGGAACTTTCAATAAAGGTTTTGTTGTACAAAGCAATGTTCACTGGCTCATAGTACAAACACAGCTAGCACAAGCattctgtttgtaactccaaagtcaccaagccacaatcaataaaaggaTGATACAGATGTCTCTCGACTTATGTCGTTGGGTTGTGCATAAATGAAGCTGtagctttaataaaaaaaaatattcagtatgACTTTCATCTTTAATACTGGACAACAGGGAagatagtggttaaagccactgcCTTACAATCAAAGCACTGGGTCAAATCCCTTCTCATGCTGCAGACAGCCATGATCAATGATCTTACCCCGAACTGTCCCAGTATGAGGACCAGACTCTTCTTACAAGAGGAAGGATGCAAGAAGCTTagtacagaaacacagaaagcatACCTTAAATGAATTCATagtaactttgagctacatttgtgatggaaaataaaaattccatttACATAAATTCTGATTCAGGGCTGCTGACTGATCCCACAAACATGTGAAACATCCATCATCTTGTTACTGACAAGCAAAACACATGAACAGCAGACTCCAGCCATAAAcactgtgtgaatgaatgagttcaACTAATCTGGTCCCACATCCCTGTTCTGTTTGGATGCCACACATATTTGTTCACCCAGCCAACTAAAACACGTGGTGTTCcctacaaaaaaatgtttctgaaaatatcaaagtgaagaaaatacaaatgaaatgttatgTAAGTGAGCATCGTTCCTATAAACGAAGAGCCAGCGTAACGCGTCCggtaccagtccatcactgcGAGTTGCTCTTCTTCAGTTGAACGCAAGATCAgccaaataaatgcaaacagaaaaaccaGAATTCCTAGTATGTTTCTTGatcacaacacacaaaaaaaaaaaaatccaatgaaaataaacaaacaggtgGCAGAAACGCCACGTCCTGGTTAGGGCGATCAGGGTCGGGTTCCACTGCCAGCCCCACTGCTCTGCCTTAGTCAACCTGGATCGATACAGTAACAATGTCGAGATGTAAGGGACAAATCACTAAATAAAGTTGTCTCTGTCTGACTGTGAGACTAATGAATGAACAGCAACAGTCCGGACACGTCCGAGCGCTCGCGCTCAGCACTGACCGACCCCGGCAGTGGCGCAActcgcagaaaaaaaaagggaaggaaGTAGACGAACGCGAGCCGCGTTAGTTAGTAAACCTCGGCGCTCGTTTCTTCTCACACGACACGGGGACTGGAACGTCAGGGGATTCATTACGATcacatacacagatacacactcaCTCAGCGTCTTTGTCTCCAGTGTGAGTCAGTGAaccagagagagacagactcGGCTCTTTTCACACGGACCGgacgggcactggccaaaccaaACGCAATTACAAACCCcgacaacaaacaaacaaaaaaacaaacaaacaaacaaaattgcCCTGCGGTGACAGACCGAGAGGGGTATCGGAAACCCGTCTTTTTACACAAGCCGCGTGACAATAAacctgttgttgttgtgtgtaAGCAGCTCGGCCATTACAGCTGGGCCCGCAGCCTGAGCCTCGCACCAGGATTTTCCGTTCTCCGAAGGCCCGGACTCACCTGTCCCGCGTCCTTCAGCAACCCGTCGCTCTCTTCATTTTTAACGTAAAGAATCGTCCTAGCTTACCAAATTGTAACCCGAATAAATTCTTCACCAGCCCTGTTTTCCTTCGTTCctcaaaaaaacacacacaagcatcaTACGCAGCGCAGTGACGAAGAGCGTCATGACGTAGGCACGTTAAAGGAACGCCGCATTTCGATACCAGGGGGGCGTTCGGAATGCGTCATCACGTACTAGAGGAGCGACTTCCGTTGAATTTGAAATATGGTTGTTttttcctggggaaaaaaaaagccgaagcaaaaaataaaatccacGGTGCGGCGACAGAGTGAAAAAGAACTCTTTTATATATGTTGTTTTACCTGTAAAAGTGGGAGTAATTGTTTGCAGGGTCCAAAATATCTCCGGCAAATTGACTGTTAGATGGGCTACTACTAGTACAAGAAACTACAGTATTCACTCtcttatatatatacatttttcacatgttATGTGGAAGTAATATGATGTATCATGTCACTTCTGAATCTTAAGATTTCAAACATAAAAAgactacatttacagttacattcagGTTTGCTGTAGATTGGTCTTTTTTCACAATTTagatacattttttgttctgtacaaTGACATTGatgcaatgttttaaaaaccCACACAATGACTAGACAATACTATATGTAGGCTCAGTGTAAATGATAAAAAGCCAACAAAAACTATAAAGACATTGACACAGTATCTTGTTACAATGCCTCATACACAGTTATGTGCAAGCAGTCAAtatgttttactgcagcatttcTGCAAGTAGTGCTTCTTGCTGATGCTTTTGCAGGTTATCTGTCAAGTGTTCCTTGCTGGCCTCTGATTTCTGTTTTGGCCCCTTTGCTACCAAGATTTTGTGATGTTCCTGTTCACAGCATCTGCCCAGTCTCTCATCTGCTTCCCGTTCTCCCTCTCACTCCCCTCTTGTCGGCTGCTCCGaatctttctgtctgtcttgtTCTTCCTGTCCCTCTGCTTTCCTCCAGATTGTCCTGCACGGAAGAGCACAAAAGTAGTGCTGGTCAGTCTGGTGAATCCTGTATCATAATGATGAAAGAGTGGATGTCCAGGTTAGAAGATTTAGAGGTGGCTGGATTAAGTCCCAGAAGAGCTCCAGAATCAGTACTCTGAAGCTATGtactgaattactccagtaaaatacagatAAATGGTACAGATCTAAGGTACCTTTTGATATGTGCCAGCGGAGCATTGATAATTGTGTTACTAATTACATTATTGGGGATTTGTGGTCTCTATCAAATACACACTTAGTCTGAAGCTACATTCACGTCCACATTTATGAGTCTAAGGCTAAAATAcaacacataaaacatttttaaccaTTAGAGGTTGCTGTTGGGTTGCATATCTGTCTGGCTATATTTAAGTCTTTCTGGCTCATGCTACTATTCCTATGTTCATCGTCACATTGAGATACAGAGATATCACAGAGGtataacaaattattaaaagcaATGTGTTCACTCTCAGTGTTTTATCTGACATTTCAGTATTCAAGCTGTGTAATTTGTAATCAGAGAGAAGAATTGTGAGTATACATTTGTTTAGAAGACTTGTAAAGGGTGGTTGCTTGGCTTGATGCGTTTGTTGCTTACATAATGGGTCTGCGTACAGATTTTGTAGAATTATTTAACAAGATGAAGTCTTCACTTccttctttttgctttttatttttttttattcaactcCTTGATTTGAACAGATTCAAACCACCATGGATACCCTGTACTAGGATAAAATCAGTTAAGCTCATTCTCATGCCAGTTAAATGTAGTACTATGCATAAGTGATGTTATTCAAAGTCCTGTGTGCTTTTGTAAAAGTGCTTATTGTAAATAAGGCAGTTCTGGATGCACCTGGGCATTTCTTCTTCTTGGAAATACAATCCCTCTTCTCTGAGACAGCAGGGCAAGGATGGCTGTTAGATGGGGTCACCAGGAGAACATCCCGGGTCCTTATCTGTTCCCCTAACTTGAATCCACAAGTGCTCCCTCCGCGAAAGCAAGGACTCCAGCTACCCCACTCACCTACTTCACAATGGACTAGGAGAGCACacatcagagagagagagagagagagagagagagagatggggacAGAAAGACAGGGTTACGTGCATGAATTTTTAACTTGAAGACTATAAGCTGCAGTTCCAGGAGAgttcttgctgtaatacccttgactGATTTACTTCTCCTGTTTGCTCTATATTGCTTTTAGATATCCACCTCTATGAAAtcttaaaaactgaaaagtgatgACAATGGAATGAAATTTCAACAAATAACTATGTACAGTTAAAGAGCAGGCAGAGACGACGATGGGACACTATGCAGTAACCAAAAAGGTACTGTTGTCTTTGCTGGAAATGTGATATAAAGCAGAGAAAATGAAGCTACACAATACTTACACAGGGGAGGGTGAAGCTAATGCTGTCACAGAATATCCTCTCatacctgtgtttttttttttaacctaccTTGAGGTTTGCACTCCATGAGCTGTTCATTTGCGAAGAATTCCTCTGGACAAGCGGAATGACACTTCCCTTGCAGGAGGTATAGACCCTGTCTGCATCTTGTGCAGGTATCCTCATCCAGGCAAGTGTCACAGTCTGCAGCACAGTCTGTGAGAGACACAGCCTGTCACAAATCAGCATGTTATATTGTTGTATATGTTATAGATGTTATGTATGTTTCCCAACAATAACACTGCGTAGCAACTCAATTCACATCTGTTAGAAATATCTCATTAAATGTCATTCAATAGTCCATCTTCATAAGGTGTTGTCACAGCCCATATCACGATGAGATGTTCAACCTCCCCTCACATATATAACATCAACTATGACAGCATTGGTCATTCTCAGCTAAAGTCAAGTCACGTGACAGAAGAACTCCAGTAAGTATTCAGTTTTTGGATTACTGCAGGTACAGGCATCAACCTCAACAGAGTGCAAGGCCAGTTTCCATCCTGTACTGCTCCCAGGACTGGCCATCCCACACACTCACCAAACACGCACTCCCTCAGCCTGTCGTTTGGCTTCAGCCCCTCTGGGCAGCTCTCCTGACACTTCCCTCGGTATAAATAATGTCCAGCTCTGCACCGTGTGCAGAAGTTCCCGGTGAAGTCACAGTCACAATCCAGCTGGCACTCTGGGACACAGCGAGAAACCAAACTTGGCTGGTGGTGGAGGCAGTAGACACCCCAGAACAATACGAATCTCTTTGAGGACACAAAAAAGTTTCTAATGCATGTAATGTGTTAAAATGAAGTGTCTTCAAATCGTAGTATTAGAGGAAACTAAGCTGCAATTATATCAACcaccttgcgatggattggcatcccatcctgggtgtgtcccctctccctccagccttgcgccctgcgttgctgggttaggctccggctcgccgtgatcctgcttggggcaagcggtttctgacagtgtgtgtgtgtgtgtgtgtgtgtgtgtgtgtgtgtgtgtgtgtgtgtgtgtgtgtgtatcaaccACTGTAGGGATATCcccacaaaaatatgttttttttaaacatacttttCAAAATTGCAAACTTTTCCCCCCAAACACCTGATGTATTCAAACAAGTAGCTGAGCAAGTGAGCTGTCACAGTCATTTAACGGTGAATATCATCATATAAATGTCACagattcattttatatttcagcGGAGCACTGGTGAACTTGCACTGTACGTTCAGTTCTGCTTTGGACCATACTCCCTATGTAAAGCAGGCCCAGTCATGGATCGGGCTTTGCTGGGTAGCTGTGTGCAGTGGTACTTACTTGAGCACTTGTTTATATCTCGAGAGCGGATGTGGTAGTATCCACTAGGGCAGGAGAGGAGGCACATTCCAACCTGTCTCATCCCAAGACGGTCCAGGAGAAAAAAGTACCGGGGTTTGCATGATAGGCAGCCATTGGAGTCAGAACAGGTGAGACACCCACCATAACAGCTGGTCCTGGGGGTCCCAGGTATggattctgagaaaaaaaaaaaaagcttatcaGAAAGCTCATGGCTGCACGTGCATAATTGTATGACCAATttgcgttgtgtgtgtgtgcgtcatGTTCATGCTCCTTGCAGTTTTCGAGGAACACGCATCATAGTAGTGGACTTTCATTCTATCGCTCGTGCAGTACTTCCTCGAGTGTGTCATAAGGTCATTTCGAGGTTGCACGTTCAAGCTCTCTACTGCAATCTGCAGTCACAAAACAGGTGTAACGTTGTTGTTAGTGTAAATGACCATTGGCTATAATCCTTATTGTCCACTCAATAATTCAGTGTACGCTGACTCCTATTAAACTGCCAAACAGCCAGATGGAAGTAAAGTGTACCAAAACAGACTAGGAGTGTGTTACTGCCTTAATCCAACAGGTTTTCACAATTGTTTCCAACTCTTGTGTGGTTTTCCTGAGTGTTAACATTTACCAATAATGTAACAACTATTGGAACTGAATTGGAATTTGGggagaacacattttttttaatccattatgTATTAGCTTTCTTCTGAATGCAGCTGTAAGTTAATACCGACAGCATGTGGCACAGCGGATAGTGCTGGTCTGTCCGCTGCTGAGCTGTGTGTTctgacttgggtttgaatctagctcagcctgtgtggagtttgcctttTCTCTCCTCACTCCACAAAGATGTGTGATTGAGGTGGATTAGTCACTTTAAATTGGTTGTAGTGTGTATAATTGTGATtgccatgcaatggactggcatcccgtctagCGTGTACCATGCCCgcacttctgggataggctcaagatgtggcctttttttaaaatttattttatgtatctattttttaaaatgtatatatatatatatgtataagtacagcgggcttggctggatcctgctctctggcaggtctgggatttgagtcctgcttggggtgccttgcaacagactggcatcccatcctgggtgtgtcccctctccctccagccttgcatctggtttgccgtgatcccgctcgggacaagcgacttcagacagagtgtgtgtatatatatatatgtatatatatagataggcatgaggtgtaacatcttgtcctgtgtatcttgattatatatatttatatattttatattatacagtgtgtgtgtaaccaaaCCTACGAATTAAATGAGGGATGTTTGTATTGTTCAACTTTTACTTGTGTGACTTAAAGCATAAAAGTGACCTTGTCGGCTGTTATGAACCAaacgagttacgaacagacttccaCTCTCGGCTATTTTCGCAAACCGAGGTACGATTGCCTCTGTTTCTCATCacctcagcttttttttttttttttttcccatttttatttctgatcaATTATTTCTAGTGCATTTGTCTACTACTGCGCTTCTCACCAAACTGCAGACTTACTAACTCTGTGCCACCTGTGTCGTCCAGTATTAGCTGTCAGTTTCCGGATCATTTCAGGAGCGTCGCTT
This genomic window from Scleropages formosus chromosome 1, fSclFor1.1, whole genome shotgun sequence contains:
- the LOC108929406 gene encoding R-spondin-3-like isoform X1; amino-acid sequence: MRLQLLSLLFVWSLAEHAPRTPRAHQQPLDKQSIPGTPRTSCYGGCLTCSDSNGCLSCKPRYFFLLDRLGMRQVGMCLLSCPSGYYHIRSRDINKCSKCQLDCDCDFTGNFCTRCRAGHYLYRGKCQESCPEGLKPNDRLRECVFDCAADCDTCLDEDTCTRCRQGLYLLQGKCHSACPEEFFANEQLMECKPQVHCEVGEWGSWSPCFRGGSTCGFKLGEQIRTRDVLLVTPSNSHPCPAVSEKRDCISKKKKCPGQSGGKQRDRKNKTDRKIRSSRQEGSERENGKQMRDWADAVNRNITKSW
- the LOC108929406 gene encoding R-spondin-3-like isoform X2: MIRKLTANTGRHRWHRVKSIPGTPRTSCYGGCLTCSDSNGCLSCKPRYFFLLDRLGMRQVGMCLLSCPSGYYHIRSRDINKCSKCQLDCDCDFTGNFCTRCRAGHYLYRGKCQESCPEGLKPNDRLRECVFDCAADCDTCLDEDTCTRCRQGLYLLQGKCHSACPEEFFANEQLMECKPQVHCEVGEWGSWSPCFRGGSTCGFKLGEQIRTRDVLLVTPSNSHPCPAVSEKRDCISKKKKCPGQSGGKQRDRKNKTDRKIRSSRQEGSERENGKQMRDWADAVNRNITKSW
- the rnf146 gene encoding E3 ubiquitin-protein ligase rnf146 is translated as MAGCGEVDHSVNMLPSGRKGTGEACPGGSSPALSVPECAICLQTCVHPVRLPCRHIFCFLCVKGASWQSKRCALCRQEVPEDFLERPTLLSPEELRAAGRGHGDYAWYYEGRNGWWQYDERTSRELEDAFTKGKKSTEMLIAGFLYVADLENMVQYRRNEHGRRRRIKRDIVDIPKKGVAGLRLDTDPVGGAPAALGRDSSADGADTVGPQSGPVQPPASPASPSPDSSSLENSLAQLHITLPTRRDRSRNGESGQEEDEDDVGDAAPNTSVDESESASSEEEYGQEEEADEDAAPSRQGHLREDQGELLSPGAESSSSSERSRRPDGQCTVTEV